Genomic DNA from Paenibacillus sp. MBLB1832:
CATAGTAGAAGCTTCATTTAAATCGACAAGCCAAACGACCCAACCCAAGACAGTGTGGATCCCCTAGTTCCCACACTAACAACGCATTATCTAGCCCTATAGCCACTATCCCGTTAGCTCAGGAAAAGGCTAAATCAAAAGCTAGAACTGAAAAAATAAGTCACAGATCACCAAACTACTCCAGCCCACTATTGTTCATCACAGTCACACTATGCTTAAGATGCTACCACTATCACCTATGCTCAGGAGGGGCGCATCGAAATGAGAGTTGAAAAGAAAAGACACCAAACAAGAATCAAAATTAGGGCACATAAAAGAGTATGCTAAATAATGGAGATTACTCAATTGGCTATGTGCTCGCTTTGAAACATCTCGAGCTAAGTTACGGGAATAATGACTAGCGTTATAAAGAAGTAATAGAAAAATAGAAGAAATAGGGTTAGTTAAGAAGCACATTTGAGAGGGAATGGAGTTGATTTTACTGAGCAAGTTGTAGGGGACTTCCTATGCAGAGATTGGACAAATGATTAAAGATAGGAGTCTTGGATTCAATAAGATTTAAACGGAAGCAAAACTCATCCAAATACAGCTGGAGGTGCTTCGATCCAATGCCATGAAAGGTTGTATTAAGCCACATACTTGCTTGAGCAGCAAATTGGATGAGAGGGCGATGACGTTTAGGTGTGTAAAATCCAGTTACTGTATCGATTTGATTGACGGAGGGATGGATATATTGTTGTTTGAAATTAGAAATATCGGAAGTTGCGATATGTTTGTTTTTCGGATTAATGGGCTTAACTAACTTTATTTTAATTGTAGAATTCGTCGAGACATCAGAATGATCGACGGAGGAGCCCACTAATAAAAGATGTTCTTGTGGGTGCTTGTGAACAGACGGATTGAATGGACGACCATAGATCGCAGAGTTCAGTTGTACAGAACCAGATAATAGGCTTTGGTTGTCTGAAAGTTGAATAGCAGTGCGTATTTTATGAAGAATTAACCA
This window encodes:
- a CDS encoding IS1595 family transposase; amino-acid sequence: MDVSSLSFEQFQEHFSSEDACIDYVFQIKWPNGFCCPRCEHRHAYVTTTRRLPLYECSHCRFQVSLLSGTIMEGSRTFLHKWMIAVYLISRTSLGTTAVELSKIINVTYKTAWLILHKIRTAIQLSDNQSLLSGSVQLNSAIYGRPFNPSVHKHPQEHLLLVGSSVDHSDVSTNSTIKIKLVKPINPKNKHIATSDISNFKQQYIHPSVNQIDTVTGFYTPKRHRPLIQFAAQASMWLNTTFHGIGSKHLQLYLDEFCFRLNLIESKTPIFNHLSNLCIGSPLQLAQ